A single region of the Ziziphus jujuba cultivar Dongzao chromosome 10, ASM3175591v1 genome encodes:
- the LOC107412203 gene encoding probable aldo-keto reductase 1 — protein MHQSLKLPLTYNYNISNKKELGIGIVPYSPLGRGFFAGKAVVESLPADSFLVSHPRFLGENLNKNKIIYDRIETLARKHHCSPAQLALAWVLEQGDDVVPIPGTTKIKNLDDNIGSVRVKLTAEDLKEISDAVPIEEVAGSRTYGNMVKSSWNFANTPPKESKV, from the exons ATGCATCAGTCATTAAAGCTTCCACTAACATACAACTACAATATCTCGAACAAAAA GGAGCTTGGCATTGGAATAGTTCCCTATAGTCCTCTTGGTCGTGGGTTTTTCGCTGGGAAAGCAGTTGTTGAAAGTCTGCCTGCAGATAGTTTCTTG GTCTCCCATCCTCGGTTCCTAGGAGAGAACTTGAACAAGAACAAGATCATTTATGATCGAATAGAAACTCTTGCCAGAAAGCACCACTGCTCTCCTGCTCAGCTAGCGTTGGCTTGGGTTCTTGAACAAGGGGATGATGTGGTACCAATCCCTG GGACAACTAAAATTAAGAACCTAGATGACAACATTGGCTCAGTGAGGGTGAAACTTACTGCAGAAGACCTGAAAGAGATATCCGATGCTGTACCAATTGAAGAAGTGGCAGGTAGTAGAACTTATGGTAACATGGTGAAATCGTCATGGAACTTTGCCAACACTCCTCCAAAAGAGTCCAAGGTCTGA
- the LOC125421085 gene encoding uncharacterized protein LOC125421085, with amino-acid sequence MSSPESSSTPSRPYRFSCKHAFLTYPQCPLLPEYLLSHLVNLLANLNPTYIAVAQESHDDGNLHLHVLILTERKMDFRSPRHFDVDGYHPNIQPARSVQDVYQYVTKGGNYKEYGEPPKPNQNPTPKKNRTFRTIIRECNTKQEYLDKIKEVFPYEWATKLRYFEYSGEAQFPEPKPEYKPIYTPSDFQVPPELQDWVNANIFTDTDQRGSRMSRKSLYICGPSRTGKTCWARSLGPHNYWAGNIDFTNYDERATYNIVDDIPCQFVHPFKSIIGIQSNYTVNPKYGKKKGKSKEGSPP; translated from the exons ATGTCATCCCCCGAAAGCTCAAGCACTCCTTCTCGCCCTTATCGATTTTCTTGCAAACATGCCTTCCTCACATACCCACAATGTCCACTCCTCCCAGAGTACTTACTGTCACACCTTGTCAATCTCCTTGCTAACCTTAATCCCACTTACATTGCTGTGGCTCAGGAAAGCCATGACGATGGCAACCTTCACCTACATGTGCTCATTCTTACTGAGCGCAAAATGGATTTCCGTTCTCCTCGTCATTTTGATGTTGATGGTTATCATCCAAACATACAACCTGCTCGCTCAGTACAGGATGTTTATCAATATGTTACAAAGGGAGGCAATTATAAGGAATATGGAGAGCCTCCAAAACCAAACCAGAACCCTACCCCGAAGAAGAACCGCACCTTCCGCACCATAATAAGGGAGTGCAACACCAAACAGGAATACCTCGACAAGATAAAAGAGGTATTCCCTTATGAGTGGGCTACTAAACTTCGATATTTCGAATACTCAGGTGAAGCTCAATTCCCAGAACCGAAACCCGAATACAAGCCAATCTACACTCCATCTGATTTTCAAGTACCACCAGAACTACAGGACTGGGTCAACGCTAACATATTCACG GATACCGACCAACGAGGATCTAGGATGTCCAGAAAGTCCTTATATATCTGTGGACCCTCACGAACCGGCAAGACCTGTTGGGCCAGATCTCTTGGACCGCACAACTATTGGGCCGGCAACATCGACTTCACAAACTACGATGAGCGAGCAACTTATAACATCGTGGATGACATACCTTGCCAATTCGTGCATCCGTTCAAGTCCATCATCGGGATCCAATCCAACTACACCGTCAAcccaaaatatggaaaaaaaaaaggcaaatcaAAGGAGGGGTCCCCACCATAA